In Phaseolus vulgaris cultivar G19833 chromosome 7, P. vulgaris v2.0, whole genome shotgun sequence, the genomic stretch TGTTACCTTGGTGTTAGAGAGCGGGGGCTTCAGTTTGTTTCATGGGGAAAATGTGACTGAAAGAGGGCTATGCCGACAAAtcagtttttcattttttccccttttgaTAGTTGGTTGCTTTGGTTAAAAGAATAGAAACTCAAACCTACTTTTGTGTATATCTTTACTGTCTGATTTGTCAAGGTGCAGTGGAGCTTTTATAGTAACTGCTTCAGGAATCTTTGGTTTCTgtgttcttgtattttttttttccatttctgtTGGGGTTTATGTTTGCTGAGAGTTTGTTATTTGATTTTGACAGGTCATGCTGGACACGGTGGGTGCAGAGATGCAGGTTGTTAACAAAAGTGAGAAAGCTATCTCTCTTGAGGCAAATGGTCAGGTTGTTCTAACTCCTGATCGGGGACACGAAGCTTCTTCTGAAATATTGCCAATCAATTTTGATGGGTTGGCTAAGGTATGTTGATATTTTGTGTTGTCGTTATATGATGCGGCTTTCTCTCACGTGAATTTTTTCCACGTAATAGTAACTCAAATGGTTTCTTCTAACTAACTTTGTACACTTTTACTGCCTGTGCTTCATGCTTCGATTCAGTTTCTTTTTCCCTTCTAATTTGACTTCCTTGAATTAGCTATAAATTTTATCTTTGTTCAATTTAACTTTTGCCTAGATCTTTGTAATAGTTAACTTTGATTTTTCTGTTTCCTACTTGTAAATTTTCTGTGACTTATAATTTGTTTTGTGTTGGCAATGAACCTTAGTGTTTATCTTTATTCTTATTGTTTATAGGCTGTGAAGAAGGGAGACACCATTTTTATTGGTCAATACTTGTTCACAGGAAGTGAAACTACTTCTGTCTGGCTAGAGGTAATATTTTGAACCCAGATGCAAAATTTATTCTAATAGGTCCCttgttattgttgttatttCAGTGTTCTCTAATATCTATTCAAATGATTTACATCGGTCCTTTTCATTTGGGTTAtgagttttaattttatatattttaaaatatgcaCCAGCCATTTATTTTAGTCCATAATGTTATTTCTTGTACTTGAAATTTACTGAATTGATGTGTTCTTAATCTAAGTGTGACCTTAGGCATAAAAAGGAATATTCAACCTTCTATATGTATGATGTTTTCTGCAGGTAACTGAAGTCAAAGAGCAAGATGTTGTTTGCATTATAAAGAATTCAGCTACATTGGCTGGGGCACTGTTCACTTTGCATGCCTCTCAAATTCATATTGATTTGCCTACTCTCACTGAGAAAGACAAGGAGGTAAGTTATGGTTTTGATTGGAATGTTTGAATAATTTACTTTTCATTGCGCATGCAGTGTTTGTCTTTGCCTAGGAAATGGATCTCCTTAGTTTTGAACCATGAAGCATGGACAAAGACACCAGACAACGCAACacctataattttaaaaatataggaTACGGCAAACAGTTGTGTGTGCATATAGATATATATTGAACattattatgaattatttaaattgaCAATCAAGATTATATtcaaaatcatcaataaaatgGTTAGTCAAATATAGCAATCTGAACACATTATTTCCAAGTTCTAAAACGGATCCAATCCATCCATCTAAAATTCAATAAGTGAAAAGAATCTAATTCAGTTAAGACATTTCACCCCTTGTTGATCACCATCATTGAAAAAACACTCTCTAAGTTAGATTAAGCTGAATACAAATTTAAGTAGAGAAGAGGAAACACAAAATGTAAATGTGAAATAGATGGTTTGTTAGTTTAAAAGAGAGATAGAAACTTACACCATCAGTTTCTTACTTTGTAACTTCTTAAAAAAGTCACTGTTTGCCCTCCTTAATGTTGTATTGAACCATGTTTAATGAGTCTCGAAgccatgaaaaacattttttaaattcaacatGTATCGTATGGGTTTTGTATGCGTGTTGGTGATAGACACATGTCAAACTTGAAGACACGATGTTATAGAGCCATACTCGAGCTTCTTAGGTTTCgggtttatttttctttattttgtttgtttgttttcagGTTATAAGCACATGGGgagttaaaaacaaaattgattttctgtCATTGTCATATACTCGACATGCTGAAGATGTTCGCCAGGTAATGAGTTCAAAATCCTTCAATTTGATCAAAGTCAAATTCATTTTtggtatttaaatattttattttcaggCTTTCtgttaatgaaattttatgtcTGTTATGCAGGCACGTGAATTCCTTTCAAAATTAGGTGATATCAGTCAGACTCAAATTTTTGCAAAGATTGAAAATGTTGAGGTGAGTTTGCATATATATATTGGCAGTGTACTGTAATGTACTGTGACAATTTCATTTTTTGCGgaagttatattattattggCTTTGTCAATTCGTTTATATATGAACATCTGCATCTGTCTTGTTTCTTAGGGATTGACCCATTTTGATGAGATTTTACAAGAAGCTGACGGAATTATCCTTTCCCGTGGAAATTTGGGTATTGATCTTCCACCAGAGAAggtaaatttctttttaaaaatttgttttgtggttttttGTTGCAGTATCATGACAAAATAAGATTAGTTTTGGTTGGACTATATGTGTTAGAGATATATTCTCTGCAACTATATCTGTTGATTTATTGCGGTTGTGCAATACTACTGTAGTCTTCTCTGTGAAAGAGAACCTTTCCCTTTCTCAGTTAGTTGGGCTAGCTATTATTTCTGTTGTATATGTGCTTAGTCAGCACTTTGTATAGCTTGCACGAGATTCTTCACATGAGTCTATGTGAATGTACTCCCTCTCATGTTGAGAGAGTGAGAAATACAATTTCACTTTCAGATTTTCGTTTCAGTCTTTATGACTCCTTGATTGTAATACTTAAATATTTGCAAAGTTGTTCCAGAATCCAGATGTGACTATTggaactttaaaatttaatgagCATGCTGTGAGGAAAATGTAATATGTTTTAGCTGAATCAGCTTAATGAATTGCTGCCTATGCTATTGGTCCTTAAGACAATTATATCTTTGTTACTATCCCCATTCAGTGGGCGCTGAATAGTTCTAAGACTGACTTGTGCATAGATATCTGTATTAattattttccattttcttttgtaggtgtttttatttcaaaaatctgCCCTTTACAAGTGCAATATGGCTGGTAAGCCTGCTGTGCTTACACGTGTTGTGGATAGCATGACTGAAAACCTGAGACCAACTCGTGCTGAAGCCACTGATGTTGCCAATGCTGTTTTAGATGGTAAGTTTTCATATGATGCCACTTGTTACATTGGTAGCCACTAGTAACAAGCTGTTTGGATTGGATACTTAGTAGCGTATTCTCCTGTAACATTAGATACATTATCATTTCTCCTCCTTCATCAAAGACAGTTGGGACATATTTCTCTTTTCTTGCATATTCAGTTGCTTTTCAATTTACAATGATGTCATTTCTCTATGTTAGTTCTATTCTAGTGCTTAAAGCTGTTTGTTAATATTAGTTTGCTTCTTAATTGATAAGATCTTCTGCATGTATTTAACCAAGTCCCATCCCCTTGCCCTTTCTGAATGGTTGTTTCTTTTATAAGTGCTTCTTCACTGTGTTTAAGTTAGAACTATTTGATGTGTTTGTACATGAAACTGTTAACAAATTTACAGGAAGTGATGCTATACTTCTGGGTGCTGAGACTTTACGTGGATTGTATCCTGTTGAGACTATTTCTACCGTTGGTAGAATTTGTTCCGAGGTAAGTTTATTTCACATCTCATTAATTTTGTTCAATACATTATATTTGTTTGAAACTATTGATGTGTTGACCAAAATACTTTCTCCATATGTTTGACCTCTATTACCTTCGTGAATCCTGAATTTGGTTGATAGCTTTCTTGTAATTGATAGTGATCAACTCCTACAACTTGTAAGGTGTATTTGGGGAAAGGTTTAGGAAAAGGGGAGATCTAAGTCCAAGGCAGCAAGGGACTTGTTGTGACTTAAGCTAACTAATTTCCTATTTGGCAGGGAGTGCTGTTTGGGATTGGGGGTGATAGGATCTTGGGTATTATGAGGTAGGGGTGGTCATGAattggattttttaaaattcaatctaGATCCAATCCAAAGCCAAATAAAttgattggatttaaaattcatatccattttaactagatcaaatttattggatttttttaaatccatttaaaatggattaaatctagattaaatccactttgttaattagattaaatttactttgtcaattacattaaattcattttgataTGGACACAGGCTAACTTGGCTCGAACTGGGCCTAAGCCGACTCAACCTGGACGCAGAGTAACTtagctcgacatcggcccgggcccgctcggctTGATATCAGCCTGGGCCTGCTCAACTCGACATCTGCCCGAGCCTGCTCAATTCGACGTTAGCCCGGGccagacgactcgacatcgtcCTAGGCTTGGGCCCGCTCGACATCAGCCTGGGCCCAGTCGATGATCCGTTATCCGATATCTATAATGCTCGATGGAGTATATATGGGCTAGGTTCTTCCCCCTTAGTACCTAGCTTAAGAGTGGGTTCCCCAAGAGCTTGAGTACTTAACTATTGGTATTGGACCTGGTTGTTAGTGTCATGGAAAGGGCTACCATGGGGGTTTTGACCAACAAGGAGTTGGGTCAAGTGCTATATAGTAAAAGTTGTTGAATCTAGCACTTACCGCTAGGCTAAAAGCTGTAACTAATAGTCAAGGCACAACTCTTTCTATTTAAGAGCATCATAGTCCAAGCGCTATGATTTGATTGTGGCTTGGTCCACCTGACCTCCATCACGTGATAATTAATGCCACTTGCAACAATCTCCCCTCATCAATTGTCCCATTAGGAATCAAACTCTTCAATTGTGACCCCCATCACGGGATAATTAATGCCACTTGCAACAATCTCCCCTAATCAATTGTCCCACTAGGAATCAAACTCTTCAATTGTGACCCGACACAACTAGTGTGACCTTGGCTCTGATGCCATTTGTTGCACAAAACACTTACAATTAAGCCAAAAGTTATAGCTAATAGTCAAGGTGCAACTCTTTTTATTTAAGAGCATAGTAGGCCAAACGCCACGATTTGATTGTGACTTGGTCCACCTTCAATAAAATACTCCGAATGACATGAGTTCTTacataagatattttttaataaatatattcattttccTTGATAAACAAGCAAAACAGACTCAATTAAAGTCTTTTGTGTAGGTTGGTTGATGTGAACCGACAGAATATTAGTGTAGATTCATTGACTGTACATCATGTTAATGCACAAGTTTATCAATGATATGAATGTGGTTAATGGTTTAGTTACCCTTGGTCGTGTACTTGGTGCGTGCATAGTATGAAGAAGACAGATGCTGTGTACGCTACTTTTCTATCTGTATTCTGTCCAAAAAAAATGGTTGTGTATATTGTTAAAAATCCATTCATTTCCGGTTCCAATTCGAATTTTAAGGTGCTTTTGTATAAAGTCTTCAATTAAAGCATGAAAAGTATGTTATTATCAACGAGTAGTAGTAGAGGGTATCAAATATCAGTAGTTAGTGAGAACAATAAGTTAGAGGGTGGAAGGACAGGAGTAAAGCTTAACTTGGTGGGGGAGAAGAGAGTGGCATTCTGTTTTATACTGTTTTTGAGAACTGAGCATGAGCCCTGTTGTAGGAAAGGGAAACTGTCTGAGAAGCATTGACCCTTGGAGGTCAGATCTTTGTAGTTGTACTGTTCATTTATATTCAGAAacaaaattgttattttctttttgttttctattcTGGATTCCTAATATccttttttttctgatttttcttttctatcttTTGGTATTTAACTCAGTGTGGCATTTATTCTGCAACCCATTGTTGGGAATTCCTTACAATCATACGAAATGTTCTCCTCTTTGAAATGTCTCAATTTTGGCTGAATTCTATCTTGTATTTTATGTCCTTGTAGGCTGAGAAAGTTTTCAATCAAGACCTTTATTTCAAGAAGACTGTCAAGTATGTTGGAGAACCCATGTCCCACTTGGAATCTATTGCATCCTCTGCGGTAGTTACATTTACTTTTTTCTCATTTCTTTTATAGTATGCTTGttcttttactttatttatatgGTGGTTGATTTGATTTCATCTTTGAAAGTAGATTTTTACATGATAATCTTTACTTGTTAGGTACGAGCTGCAATTAAAGTGAAGGCATctattattatttgtttcaCTTCATCTGGAAGGGCTGCAAGGTACTTGAGTTTCTTTGAGTAACTAGATATCattgttttcatatttagtttttttggAAAACAAACTAGTTGCTCTAAATTGGGGGGTTAGACTTGGCTAACAAACACTATCATTAAAAAATGTTTGTATTAATTTCTCTCTGtctttcattttcatttaaCTTTTATCCACAAGACTGTCTATCTAAAAATGTAATATGTACCTGCCAGATTGATTGCTAAATATAGGCCAACAATGCCAGTTCTATCTGTCGTGATACCCCGCCTAAAGACAAATCAGCTAAAGTGGAGCTTTAGCGGAGCTTTTGAggttgaattttaattttgcgGCTTATTTCTATTAATTATCTGACTGTTATTGGGTTGAATGTGTACATATAAATACCTGGGGTGCCAAGAAATGCTAATTAAATTGTGATTTAGGAACAatttattctgtttttattttgtcaTTTCCGAGTTCAACTGCCAACATCATTCTTCGTAAGATTTTACATCTAATGCaactgaatattttttaaaataatatttgttataatatagtttaaatTATTGTTAAGTATTCTCCGCATATCATAGTTGTTTTATCCTGTGTAAAGTAAATACATACAAGCATTTATTATATTGGTCATTGGAAGTTTTACTATACTCTTGGATATGGGCACCCCCATTACCATTTTCTAGGAAATTTGATTCACCAGAACGCATTGGGTTTACATTTTCTAACTTTGTTTACCAAACTTATTCAATTTTGTGACAGGCAAGACAATCACTTCTTGTGAGGGGTCTCTTTCCTATGCTAGCAGATCCTCGACATCCTGTAAGTTGTTTTGGGATTTCTCCTCAATTATAGTTGTTTATTGAGTTCATAGGCATTGTTCTGTTGTGATTGTTTTTTGGGGTAGACATTAGATGCTCAATCTGAATATCAAAGTAGAGTGTACTTAGTCCAAGGTTTCAACAATAATCTTCTTCACTCCACATGGGATTTGTATTAATGATATGCTATGTGGTACAGTTTGACTGACATGTGTAAAATGTCCAATAATGTTATGCATCGTAAGTAACATGCACCCCATTATTGCATATGATGTATGATACTCTATGCTTGCAGGCTGAGTCAACAAGTGCAACAAATGAGTCTATACTTAAGGTTGCCCTTGATCATGGAAAAGCATTGGGAGTTATAAAGTCACACGACCGGGTAGTTGTTTGCCAGAAACTTGGTGATGCATCTGTGGTTAAGATTATTGAGCTTGAAGATTAAAGCGCATTCAACCAACTACAGATTtagtgttttttatttattttacatctTTCCCCAGTTTTACAAAGATGCAGGTCATTCTGCCACTAGTTAGAGGTTGTTATCTCTACTTGGTTTTGATAAAACGAATTTTGGATGCAAATTATTGCTGGCTGTAACATAAAAATCAAGGGAATGTGCCCTTGATGCCAATTTTTGGGTTTAGTATTCATACTAGAACGCAGCTCGAAATATCTTTATGCTCATGAACAAGAAGTACGTATTGAATGAACAGAGTTGAATCAAACTGACTTTCACGAATGAAAGTGTCTAGACTGTAATGATTCGTTAAGGTTTGCGAAGTATCGTTTTAACTATTTGGAGGAAAGTTTAGTGAATTAGCATAAAAGTAGTCGATTTGATCTTGGTTCATTGCTAACAGCATTTATACAAACTAATTATTTATGGTAactttttatatgaaattaattgGAATATGATGCCAAGTGCAGCCTGGTAAAATCATTGGGCTTAAGTTGAGGAATTCAATATCACTAATGCTGTAAAGCGGTAAACAACCTCAATTAGCGATATGATGCAATTTGTGCAATGCATAAGTCTTCTGTTATGTTGCAAAGTAAAACGAAAGGAAAACATATGATAAGAACAAAAGTGGCACAGCAACATTTACAATATCTTATATTAACAATTGGGAAAATATCTGTTTGACACTATTTCTATATTCAACGGGTGGTGATACATTGACaccatcaaataaaaaaaatgtgcgTTTCCTAAATATTattactttaattatatttgttttattttttaatttaaatttttaatgtattattatattattaaggCAGGTTGTTAAGTGAATGTTACATTTTGGATTATGGTCaacaaaacttatttatttttacataatgagaaaagttttgttgaccccatgaataataaaaaacatacatttgactgtttataataatatttttaaattaaaaaataaaataaaaataaataaaatattaatttattaaagtgtGAAATGAATGTTTTTAAGGTTTTTATTCACCACTCTtgcataatatataataatatatagtatATAAGTTGTTAAGTGAAtgttatattttggattatggtCAACAAaacttttttcatattttaccAACATTTACATAGTGAGAAAAGTTCTGTTGACaccataaataataaaaaacatacatTTGACTGTTTAtggtaatatttttaaattaaaaataaaataaaaataaataaaatattaatttattaaagtgtGAAATCTAGTTTTTACGGTTGTATATGGAGTTGTAATTTGATGTGAaagaaaataatgtataaaattataatttgaatgtgaaagaaaaataaagtgtGAAACTATCATCATCTTACCAATTGTTCTCTGAAGACTGCGTGCTACTGTTAAAATTGTCATGATCTAGTtgagttattaaataaaataatctttttgTTCCATAGTAAACAACAAGCGCCTGTGGCCTAATGGATAAGGCGCCTGACTTCTAATCAGGCGATTGTGGGTTCGAGTCCCATCGGGCGTGTTTTccttttttaataacaaatcattttttaaatttgctTATAAACACATCCCatgaaattcattttttttataacaaattattttttaaatttgctTATAAACATCCCATgaaattcaatttatataattggttaaattcaaatttaatgctgcaaaacaatatatacataaaGACATGATGCCGGGTCAAATGGCTTTACTTTTATCCAACTTGAAGAAGGAAGTGATAGATTATATTAAACATGGTTTATAACAAAAATACCAACTTAATAAGTACCCCAAAACGAGAACAGCTATTTGGCCTAATTCATCTACAATTTTTCTATGCCATAGTTTCATCTATCATCCAACTAACCCCAGCAAAATCATCACCCCTTGATCTAAGTGGAAGAATGTTGCTGTTGTTGATGCTTTTGTTGGTGTTGAAGACTCATCAGTTCAAACTCCTTCTGGCGAATGAGCAAAACCATTCTCTCATTCTCAAGCCTCCTTCGTTCATTTTCAAGTTTGGCTCTCTTCATTTCCCTCTCCTTCTTGCTGCTAAACCTTGCCCATTTCAACCTTTGCTTCTCCAACTCAAATGATTGACTCTGATAGCTTATTTGCTGCTCCTCCAACTGCAGTATCCTGCTCCTCATCCATTGCTTCTTGTCCCAAGCACTCCTACCCCCATCTTGGAACACACCACTCACCTCAGCACTCAGTTGCTGCATCATCAGTGGTGACACAGGAACTTCCCTCACTTTCCTTGCCCTCTTCCTCATTGACCTTCCATCATTATCATCCTCCATATTTTCATGTCCATGCCCCACATTACCCCTTGAACCACCTTCTCCTGAATCATCTTCCTCCTCATCCGAATCATCCTCAGAGTCTTCCTCCTCATCAGAATCATCATCATTCTCTTCCCCATTTCCCACTTTCAACATCCTCAAACCCTCCACCCCTGAAGCCCCCAAATTCTCCACCTCTGATGAATGAAAACAAGGTTGCTGTTGCTGTTGTTGCTGAGGCTGTTGTTGCTGAGGCTGCTGCTGATGTAGTTGAGCCTGAGACTGAGGCACGTCACCCCCAGTCTCTCCTTGCTGTGGAGGATTGTTATTCACATGACCACAACTATTATGGTAAGCACACATTTCCCTGAAGAACAAATGTTTGGAATTGAGCAACTTCTTTACCTCCTCTTTCATCTTTGGTGACAACTCCATCGTTTCCAACAAATTCTGATTCTCCACAACCCTGCAAGCAGTTCCCTTGCCAAGAATATCATTCACCCTCTTATACCTCTTGTTCAAGTCATTGAACTTGTCCTCACACTGTTGAGGAGAAACATAGGACCCTTTCTCCATCATAGCCCTGGACACCGACTTCCACTTCCCTTTCTTCTGCAACATACCCAAGGACTTCTTCTTATCAGTCCCTTCCGAGCCACCCTCATCACCAATGTAATAAACCGCCATTATCAAAAGCCTCACCATGGTGTCAGTCCACTTCATTCTCTGCCACAGCGAGACCTTCTTCTTGGGGTCCGAGGTGTCATCATCCTCATCACTGAGGCCACTATGCTGCTGTTGTTTGGTCTTGGCCGAAGAATAGGGAGGGTACCCTTGTTTGATGGATTGATTATGGTGTGGATGATGTGGATCAGTGTCATGGTGTGGAGCATAGGGAACCATTTGGGGGTGGTGTTGCAAGTGGTGAGGGTTTTGTTGTTGCTGCGGTTGCAGAGAGTTATCCACTCCTACCATCCCAGAGAACATTCCAGCGCCTAGTCCATTGGGTTCCATAAACAAGAAACACCAACTTTTCAAAACTCAACCAAACAAGCTAAAGCTACAAACTTTAGAAGAAAAACGCTTACCCTTAATCGAATAGTTGAAGAGAGGAAAGAGcatggaagaagatgaagatgggTTGGTGGGGGAGAGTGAGAGGAAAGCAAAATGGCAGTTTAGTATGGGATTACATAGGAGTTGATGATAGATTGTGTTGTCGGGGAAAGAGAAGAGTAAAGATAATATAACAGAAAGTGTAACAAAAGGTTGGTTTTTGAAGCAACTGGTTTTGTTGACGAAGCAGTAGTGAGAAAATAAAACTGCCCATGGTTTTATAGTTGGGTTAGAGTGAGGGTTTAACCAACCCACAGGTTTTGTGCTCAAATTGGGGACTCACGCCATGCCACGCCGACTATGTGTGCGCCGTTTCAAAGCGCCAACAAAGATACCATAAACTAAAACCATGAAACCTTCCTATgtgctctctctctctctctctctctctctctctctctctctctctctctctctctctctctctctctctctctctctctctctctctctctctctctctctctctctctctctctctctctctctttaacTTTCATTTTAACCAAATAATTGGCtttcatttaatataatttatccaatctaattaaatttagttgacttcaatttaattatttagattaacGTTGAGTTAGATTAATCTTTGgattcaataattttaaaatattagcgTCTcttaagttaaaataaaatacataaaaaaataggtAATGTATAAGTATCACTTATGAATCATtacctttttttatataaaaatccaATTTTAACCggtcattaaaaaatattttttcattagtgatattataaa encodes the following:
- the LOC137830304 gene encoding uncharacterized protein is translated as MLFPLFNYSIKGAGMFSGMVGVDNSLQPQQQQNPHHLQHHPQMVPYAPHHDTDPHHPHHNQSIKQGYPPYSSAKTKQQQHSGLSDEDDDTSDPKKKVSLWQRMKWTDTMVRLLIMAVYYIGDEGGSEGTDKKKSLGMLQKKGKWKSVSRAMMEKGSYVSPQQCEDKFNDLNKRYKRVNDILGKGTACRVVENQNLLETMELSPKMKEEVKKLLNSKHLFFREMCAYHNSCGHVNNNPPQQGETGGDVPQSQAQLHQQQPQQQQPQQQQQQQPCFHSSEVENLGASGVEGLRMLKVGNGEENDDDSDEEEDSEDDSDEEEDDSGEGGSRGNVGHGHENMEDDNDGRSMRKRARKVREVPVSPLMMQQLSAEVSGVFQDGGRSAWDKKQWMRSRILQLEEQQISYQSQSFELEKQRLKWARFSSKKEREMKRAKLENERRRLENERMVLLIRQKEFELMSLQHQQKHQQQQHSST
- the LOC137830303 gene encoding pyruvate kinase 1, cytosolic, translated to MPSSHLLLEEPIRMVSILEPSKQSFFPAMTKIVGTLGPKSRSVETISSCLKAGMSVARFDFSWHDPEYHQETLENLKVAIKSTKKLCAVMLDTVGAEMQVVNKSEKAISLEANGQVVLTPDRGHEASSEILPINFDGLAKAVKKGDTIFIGQYLFTGSETTSVWLEVTEVKEQDVVCIIKNSATLAGALFTLHASQIHIDLPTLTEKDKEVISTWGVKNKIDFLSLSYTRHAEDVRQAREFLSKLGDISQTQIFAKIENVEGLTHFDEILQEADGIILSRGNLGIDLPPEKVFLFQKSALYKCNMAGKPAVLTRVVDSMTENLRPTRAEATDVANAVLDGSDAILLGAETLRGLYPVETISTVGRICSEAEKVFNQDLYFKKTVKYVGEPMSHLESIASSAVRAAIKVKASIIICFTSSGRAARLIAKYRPTMPVLSVVIPRLKTNQLKWSFSGAFEARQSLLVRGLFPMLADPRHPAESTSATNESILKVALDHGKALGVIKSHDRVVVCQKLGDASVVKIIELED